Proteins encoded in a region of the Acidobacteriota bacterium genome:
- a CDS encoding cell division protein FtsL: MSIDVEYAIKKDVRNNPVVRSVDPEQRREFARGVFLAAAVVGMLLFWASQQYLLIDHGYKTQVLLGKQEAEERLNRRLRLELDALRAPALVERRAMEELGMVYPAVDRAVVIERVNAATAPRAIVARAR, encoded by the coding sequence ATGAGTATCGACGTTGAATACGCCATCAAAAAAGACGTCCGGAACAACCCCGTTGTCCGCAGCGTGGACCCCGAGCAGCGGCGCGAGTTCGCGCGCGGTGTGTTCCTGGCCGCGGCCGTGGTCGGCATGTTGCTGTTCTGGGCCTCACAGCAGTACCTGCTGATTGACCACGGCTACAAGACGCAGGTCCTGCTCGGCAAGCAGGAGGCGGAGGAGCGGCTCAATCGCCGCCTGCGACTGGAACTGGACGCGCTTCGCGCACCGGCACTGGTGGAACGGCGCGCCATGGAAGAACTCGGCATGGTGTACCCGGCGGTTGACCGCGCCGTGGTGATCGAACGGGTCAATGCCGCGACCGCCCCACGGGCAATCGTGGCCCGCGCGCGTTAA
- a CDS encoding transpeptidase family protein, with amino-acid sequence MMGQEQDQQRRPALSREALDPLLVNDRPDETFEATWRRAYRRRLLIVGTVLAVWTAGIEARLAYLQVARHEAYLTKANKQQLDIEVLAPKRAEILDRNGEVLAYSVDADTVVANPRAVKDKAATAKALCAALGDCSAKEVADLTAQLSKPKSFHNVRRGVSPNVARRVMALELAGVRLESETKRYYPKKELAANVLGFVDRDNVGLAGIELAFDKDIRGKAGKVLRINDAHQRSVDRQVQLAPTAGAAIELTIDQTIQHIAEREIKAGVLAQNAVSGTAIVMDPMTGEILASATYPTFNANDPGSVTGEQRRNRAVEDIYEPGSTFKIVTAAAAIEEGVLATTDLIDVSAGSILVSKGRVVPDTHRYGVLTFEDVIVKSSNVGAIKAGWMIGAERLNRYVRRFGFGEVLSKDFRGATAGKVWAPETLNAGALASVSMGYQVSVTPLQMVNAVAAVANGGTLFQPHMVRAIIRDGKREAIAPVPVRSAVLPATAATLTTIMEAVVERGTGTAALIPGYQVAGKTGTAQKLINKVYSDSAHYGSFVGFVPSRRPALAIIVMIDQPRNGAYYGGAVAAPVFQKIASASLRHLGVPATINPVAPVIISADATLAARPVNTNPTIEHVAYTNGGQVVMPSLLNLSAREATRVLTKAGLTVQIAGNGMVASQYPEAGMPVEAGDTAILQLRLARPVVAVPAGGGGQ; translated from the coding sequence ATGATGGGACAGGAACAGGATCAACAGCGCCGGCCGGCCCTGTCACGCGAGGCTCTGGACCCGCTGCTCGTCAACGACCGCCCCGACGAAACATTTGAAGCCACGTGGCGCAGGGCCTACCGGCGTCGCCTCCTGATCGTGGGCACGGTACTCGCGGTGTGGACGGCTGGGATTGAGGCGCGTCTGGCCTACCTCCAGGTCGCCCGTCATGAGGCGTACCTCACCAAGGCCAACAAGCAGCAACTGGACATCGAAGTGCTGGCGCCCAAACGCGCGGAGATTCTGGACCGCAACGGCGAAGTGCTGGCGTATTCCGTGGATGCGGACACCGTAGTGGCGAATCCCCGCGCGGTCAAAGACAAGGCCGCCACCGCCAAGGCGCTATGCGCGGCCCTCGGCGACTGTTCGGCTAAAGAGGTCGCGGACCTCACCGCCCAGTTGAGCAAGCCGAAGTCGTTTCACAACGTCCGGCGCGGCGTGTCGCCAAACGTGGCGCGACGAGTGATGGCGCTCGAACTGGCCGGCGTGCGCCTTGAGAGCGAAACCAAACGCTACTATCCGAAAAAAGAACTGGCAGCGAACGTGCTTGGGTTTGTGGATCGCGACAACGTCGGCCTGGCCGGCATCGAGCTGGCATTCGACAAAGACATTCGCGGCAAGGCCGGCAAGGTGCTGCGCATCAACGACGCGCACCAGCGCTCGGTGGATCGGCAGGTGCAACTCGCGCCCACGGCGGGCGCCGCCATCGAGCTGACGATCGATCAAACCATCCAGCACATCGCCGAACGCGAAATCAAAGCCGGAGTCCTGGCCCAGAACGCCGTGTCCGGCACGGCCATCGTCATGGATCCGATGACGGGCGAGATCCTGGCGTCGGCGACCTACCCGACCTTTAATGCCAACGATCCCGGATCGGTGACCGGCGAGCAACGTCGCAACCGCGCGGTGGAAGACATCTACGAGCCCGGGTCCACGTTCAAGATCGTGACCGCGGCTGCCGCGATTGAAGAAGGCGTCCTTGCCACCACGGATCTCATCGATGTTTCGGCCGGCAGCATTCTGGTGAGCAAGGGCCGCGTCGTGCCCGACACACATCGCTATGGGGTGCTCACGTTTGAGGACGTGATTGTGAAGTCGAGCAACGTCGGCGCGATCAAGGCCGGCTGGATGATTGGCGCCGAACGGCTCAACCGGTATGTGCGGCGTTTCGGGTTTGGCGAAGTGTTGTCGAAGGATTTCCGCGGGGCTACCGCCGGCAAAGTGTGGGCGCCTGAGACGCTGAACGCCGGTGCGCTGGCATCGGTCTCCATGGGATACCAGGTGAGTGTGACGCCCCTGCAGATGGTCAACGCCGTGGCGGCCGTGGCCAACGGCGGCACGTTGTTTCAGCCGCACATGGTCCGCGCGATCATCCGCGACGGCAAACGCGAGGCCATCGCACCAGTGCCCGTTCGCTCGGCCGTCCTACCGGCCACTGCCGCCACGCTCACCACCATCATGGAAGCGGTCGTTGAACGCGGCACCGGCACTGCGGCCTTGATTCCGGGCTACCAGGTTGCCGGCAAGACCGGCACCGCGCAGAAGCTCATCAACAAGGTCTACTCCGACTCCGCGCACTACGGATCGTTTGTCGGCTTCGTCCCGTCGCGCCGGCCGGCGCTTGCCATCATCGTCATGATCGACCAGCCGCGCAATGGCGCGTACTACGGTGGTGCTGTGGCCGCGCCGGTCTTCCAGAAGATCGCCTCGGCTTCTCTGCGTCATCTCGGCGTGCCCGCGACGATTAACCCCGTCGCGCCGGTGATCATCTCGGCCGACGCCACGCTCGCTGCGCGGCCCGTCAACACGAATCCGACGATCGAGCACGTGGCCTACACCAACGGCGGCCAGGTGGTCATGCCCTCACTGCTGAACCTCAGCGCCAGGGAAGCCACGCGCGTCCTGACGAAGGCCGGCTTGACGGTGCAGATCGCCGGCAACGGCATGGTCGCGTCGCAGTATCCCGAGGCCGGGATGCCGGTGGAAGCCGGTGATACGGCCATCCTGCAACTGCGCCTCGCCAGGCCCGTCGTCGCGGTGCCTGCCGGCGGAGGAGGCCAATGA
- the murD gene encoding UDP-N-acetylmuramoyl-L-alanine--D-glutamate ligase, producing the protein MPMDFSVRNLNVTVVGAARSGLAAVDLLQSKGARVTLADSAPQLADESRAEDLRTRGVRLELGPHTRDQFLQAQLLVVSPGVPLEQPAFEQARQAGVPIIGELELASRWLLGPVIAITGTKGKSTTTTLTSRMLTEGGLDAPAGGNIGDALGAQVAASTPATHHVVEVSSFQLSAIDTFHPWIAVLLNLSPDHIDRHGTFEAYAAAKARIFMNQTGADWAVVNADDPAAVALARGARARRFDYSLDGTLVDGVTVEQGVIVRRSGGISAPLLPLGAVKLPGRHLLSDVLAAAAVACLAGVPPDAMHRAVEGFHGLAHALERVAVIGGITFINDSKATNIVSARQSIDSCEPGVVVILGGRHKGGRFEDLRDVVAQKCAGVVAIGEAQPLVRAALAGVVPVQDAATMGDAVRQARTMAPEGGTVLLAPACSSFDMFADYSARGRAFVEEVQRLNDGQSSVLAPR; encoded by the coding sequence ATGCCCATGGACTTCAGCGTCAGGAATCTCAACGTCACGGTGGTGGGAGCCGCGCGCAGCGGGCTGGCCGCCGTGGACCTGCTGCAGTCTAAAGGCGCGCGCGTGACCCTGGCTGACTCCGCGCCGCAGCTGGCCGACGAGTCTCGCGCAGAAGATCTGCGTACGCGTGGTGTGCGTCTGGAGCTTGGGCCGCATACACGCGATCAGTTCCTGCAGGCGCAGCTGCTGGTGGTGAGCCCAGGCGTGCCGCTCGAGCAGCCCGCCTTCGAGCAGGCCAGGCAGGCCGGCGTGCCGATCATCGGGGAACTCGAGCTGGCGTCGCGCTGGCTCCTGGGACCGGTGATTGCGATTACCGGCACCAAGGGCAAGTCCACGACCACCACCCTGACCTCGCGCATGTTGACCGAAGGCGGCCTGGACGCGCCGGCCGGTGGCAATATCGGCGACGCGCTGGGCGCACAAGTGGCCGCGTCCACACCGGCCACCCATCATGTGGTGGAAGTCAGCAGCTTTCAGCTGAGCGCGATCGACACGTTCCACCCGTGGATCGCCGTGTTGCTCAACCTCTCGCCTGATCACATCGATCGGCACGGCACCTTCGAAGCGTACGCGGCCGCCAAGGCCCGCATCTTCATGAATCAGACCGGGGCGGATTGGGCGGTGGTCAACGCCGACGACCCGGCGGCGGTGGCGCTCGCGCGCGGCGCCAGGGCGAGGCGCTTCGACTATTCGCTCGACGGCACCCTGGTGGATGGCGTGACGGTGGAGCAGGGCGTGATCGTGCGACGGTCGGGCGGCATCAGCGCGCCCCTGCTGCCGCTTGGCGCCGTCAAGCTGCCCGGGCGACACCTGTTGAGCGACGTGCTGGCCGCAGCCGCGGTGGCGTGCCTGGCCGGTGTGCCGCCCGACGCCATGCATCGGGCCGTGGAGGGCTTCCACGGACTCGCGCATGCACTGGAACGTGTGGCCGTCATCGGCGGCATCACGTTCATCAACGATTCAAAGGCCACCAACATCGTGTCGGCGCGCCAGTCGATCGACAGCTGTGAGCCCGGAGTGGTGGTGATTCTCGGCGGGCGTCACAAGGGCGGCCGCTTCGAGGACCTGCGCGACGTGGTGGCGCAGAAGTGCGCCGGCGTGGTCGCGATTGGCGAAGCGCAACCCCTGGTACGCGCCGCCCTGGCCGGCGTCGTACCTGTGCAGGACGCGGCCACGATGGGTGACGCGGTGCGGCAGGCGCGCACGATGGCGCCCGAGGGCGGCACGGTGCTGCTGGCGCCCGCGTGTTCGAGTTTTGACATGTTCGCGGATTACAGCGCGCGCGGGCGCGCGTTTGTGGAGGAAGTGCAGCGCTTGAACGATGGACAGTCATCAGTTTTGGCACCGCGGTGA
- a CDS encoding division/cell wall cluster transcriptional repressor MraZ, which yields MLRGNYSAKIDDKGRLKIPNAFRALVEDQHGAGLYLTSVTGESVRIYPMPVWLGVEERLRRMPSTHPARLKFLDRVNYYGQLSEFDNQGRVSLQPRLRDSAGMSGDVDVLGQVDYLEVWNHERLLAKFERDPFTDADASALAEFGI from the coding sequence GTGCTTCGGGGAAATTATTCCGCCAAGATTGACGACAAGGGGCGTCTGAAAATTCCGAATGCCTTCCGGGCACTCGTGGAGGATCAGCACGGCGCCGGCCTCTACCTCACGAGTGTGACGGGGGAGTCAGTGCGGATCTACCCCATGCCGGTCTGGCTTGGCGTTGAAGAGCGCCTCCGTCGCATGCCAAGTACGCATCCGGCGCGCCTGAAGTTTCTCGACCGCGTCAATTACTACGGACAGCTCAGCGAGTTTGACAACCAGGGCCGCGTCTCCCTGCAGCCGCGCTTGCGCGACAGCGCGGGGATGTCGGGCGATGTGGATGTCCTGGGGCAGGTGGATTACCTCGAGGTGTGGAACCACGAGCGCCTGCTGGCGAAGTTCGAGCGTGACCCGTTCACCGATGCCGACGCTTCGGCGCTGGCGGAGTTCGGCATCTGA
- the rsmH gene encoding 16S rRNA (cytosine(1402)-N(4))-methyltransferase RsmH codes for MTITHEPVLVAEAVTYLSPAPAGCYVDCTLGLGGHTAALLEAGAGRVIGIDRDRDALAIARERLAKYGDRVVYVHADYRELPRVAREAGRDDVDGVLVDLGVSSMQLDEPERGFSFRQDGPLDMRMNRSEGPTLADMLADVDETTLANVIYEFGEERKSRRVARAIVEARDAGALTGTAALASVVRRAAGGGTWQRLDPATRTFQALRIWTNRELEGLEAFLESAAQLVARGGRVVVIAFHSLEDRVVKHTFRRLGAEGDGAVRVVTRRPVMPSDEEAERNPRARSARMRVVERVA; via the coding sequence CTGACGATCACGCACGAGCCGGTCCTGGTGGCCGAGGCCGTGACGTACCTGTCTCCGGCGCCTGCCGGGTGTTACGTGGATTGCACGTTGGGGCTGGGGGGGCACACGGCGGCGTTGCTCGAGGCGGGCGCGGGCCGGGTGATCGGGATCGACCGCGATCGCGATGCGTTGGCGATCGCGCGGGAGCGGCTGGCGAAGTACGGGGATCGCGTGGTCTACGTGCATGCCGACTATCGCGAGTTGCCGCGGGTGGCGCGCGAGGCCGGTCGCGACGACGTGGATGGGGTGCTGGTGGATCTGGGGGTGTCGTCGATGCAGCTCGACGAACCGGAGCGCGGGTTCAGTTTTCGACAGGACGGACCGCTGGACATGCGGATGAACCGGTCGGAGGGGCCGACGCTGGCCGACATGCTCGCTGACGTGGATGAAACCACGCTGGCGAACGTGATTTACGAGTTTGGCGAGGAGCGCAAGTCTCGCCGGGTGGCACGGGCGATTGTGGAAGCGCGCGATGCCGGTGCGTTGACGGGAACGGCGGCGCTGGCATCGGTGGTGCGGCGGGCGGCGGGTGGCGGCACGTGGCAGCGGCTGGATCCGGCGACGCGGACATTCCAGGCGCTGCGCATCTGGACCAATCGCGAGCTCGAAGGCCTCGAGGCGTTTCTGGAGTCGGCGGCGCAGTTGGTGGCGCGGGGCGGCCGGGTGGTGGTGATTGCATTTCACTCGCTGGAAGACCGCGTGGTGAAACACACGTTCCGTCGCCTGGGGGCAGAGGGCGACGGCGCGGTGCGCGTGGTGACGCGCCGGCCGGTGATGCCGTCGGACGAGGAAGCGGAACGTAATCCCCGGGCGCGCAGCGCCCGGATGCGGGTGGTGGAGAGGGTCGCATGA
- a CDS encoding UDP-N-acetylmuramoyl-L-alanyl-D-glutamate--2,6-diaminopimelate ligase encodes MTAGALVAASRLLAADASSLLAHAGILGTEITSIAHDSRAVVPGTVFVAVPGRRSDGAQFAAQAIAQGAVAVVAESPAPDGVRVPWLRTADARLALAELSAIVYEHPSEQLTVIGVTGTNGKTTTTYLLAAVMDAAGFPCGRLGTVSVRTGPVPGDETDAAHTTPESNEVQRLLREMVTRGCRACAMEVSSHALVLHRVASLRFAAAIFTNLTRDHLDFHGDMAQYFEAKRRLFDLLPAGAPAAINLDDPRGAELAASLPRAITFGVNRAADVRPESVQSTLDGLVFDVVTANERLSVRSRLVGWPNVSNILGVVACALALDIPARAIEEGLAQLDGVPGRFQVVSGADDDVRVVVDYAHTDDALKNLLETARPLTHGRLITVFGCGGDRDRSKRPLMGAVAARLSDVVVLTSDNPRSEDPERIIDEIKRGIVPPSDTGAPKRAGTHLLVHQDRRIAIEQAIRASRAGDVVLIAGKGHEKYQVIGDRTLPFDDVEVARVALSQRRVASGV; translated from the coding sequence ATGACCGCCGGCGCCCTGGTGGCGGCCTCGCGTCTGCTCGCTGCGGACGCGTCGTCGCTCCTCGCGCACGCGGGGATCCTGGGCACCGAGATCACGTCGATTGCGCATGATTCGCGCGCGGTCGTGCCGGGTACCGTGTTTGTGGCCGTGCCGGGCCGCCGGTCGGACGGCGCCCAGTTCGCGGCGCAGGCCATCGCGCAGGGCGCGGTGGCCGTTGTCGCAGAATCGCCGGCACCTGACGGCGTGCGCGTGCCGTGGCTGCGCACCGCCGATGCGCGCCTCGCGCTGGCGGAACTGTCGGCCATCGTCTACGAACATCCCAGTGAACAGCTCACAGTGATCGGCGTCACTGGGACCAACGGCAAGACCACCACCACGTACCTCCTCGCGGCCGTCATGGATGCGGCCGGGTTTCCGTGCGGACGCCTCGGAACGGTGAGCGTGCGCACCGGACCCGTGCCTGGCGACGAGACAGACGCTGCGCACACCACGCCAGAATCGAACGAAGTGCAGCGCCTGTTGCGCGAGATGGTGACGCGTGGCTGCCGTGCCTGCGCGATGGAAGTGTCATCACACGCGCTCGTGCTGCATCGCGTGGCATCGCTGCGTTTCGCGGCAGCCATCTTCACGAATCTCACCCGCGATCATCTCGATTTCCACGGCGACATGGCGCAGTACTTCGAGGCCAAGCGCCGGTTGTTTGATTTGTTGCCCGCCGGCGCGCCGGCGGCCATCAACCTCGACGACCCGCGCGGCGCCGAATTGGCCGCCTCTCTGCCGCGCGCCATCACGTTTGGCGTCAACCGCGCAGCCGACGTGCGTCCTGAGTCTGTGCAGTCCACGCTCGACGGCCTCGTGTTTGATGTGGTGACCGCGAACGAACGCCTCTCGGTGCGCTCGCGTCTGGTGGGCTGGCCCAACGTATCCAATATCCTCGGCGTGGTCGCGTGCGCGCTCGCCCTCGACATCCCGGCGCGCGCCATCGAAGAAGGACTCGCGCAGCTCGACGGCGTGCCTGGCCGCTTTCAGGTCGTGTCGGGCGCCGATGATGATGTGCGCGTCGTTGTGGACTATGCCCACACCGACGACGCGCTGAAGAACCTGCTCGAGACCGCGCGGCCCCTGACCCACGGCCGGCTCATCACTGTCTTTGGCTGCGGCGGCGATCGCGACCGCTCGAAGCGTCCGTTGATGGGTGCCGTGGCTGCCCGCCTCAGCGACGTCGTGGTGCTGACGTCCGACAACCCGCGTTCCGAAGATCCCGAGCGCATCATCGACGAAATCAAACGCGGCATCGTGCCGCCGAGTGACACGGGCGCGCCCAAACGCGCCGGCACCCACCTGCTGGTACATCAGGACCGCCGCATCGCCATCGAGCAGGCCATCCGCGCATCACGTGCGGGCGACGTCGTGCTGATTGCCGGCAAGGGACACGAAAAGTATCAGGTGATTGGCGACCGGACGTTGCCGTTTGACGATGTCGAGGTCGCGCGAGTGGCCCTTTCCCAGCGCCGAGTGGCGTCAGGCGTGTGA
- a CDS encoding phospho-N-acetylmuramoyl-pentapeptide-transferase: protein MLYHLLYEWLGLNIARYITFRTAAASLTAFAIGLFLGPWMIRRLRAFQVGQVVRQDGPASHQAKSGTPTMGGLLILTAVFVPTLLWADLTNAYVWIAVLATAAFGAIGFLDDYLKVARRSHHGLFARYKLLAQVVVGLAVGGALIALADGNPAQYHTRLMIPFFKEWVPDFGWWYVPFAMLVLVSSSNTVNLTDGLDGLAISTFAVSAATFTALTYVTGHRAIADYLLIAPSAPAAELTIFCGTLVGASLGFLWWNSHPADIFMGDVGSLALGGALGTVALLIKQELLLPIVGGVFVLEGLSVILQVGSFKLRGKRIFKMAPLHHHFELIGWAEPKVITRFLILAIIFALLSLTTLKLR from the coding sequence ATGCTGTACCACCTCCTCTATGAATGGCTTGGCCTCAACATCGCGCGCTACATCACGTTCCGCACGGCGGCCGCGAGCCTGACGGCGTTTGCGATCGGCCTGTTCCTTGGGCCGTGGATGATCCGGCGGCTGCGTGCGTTCCAGGTGGGGCAGGTGGTCCGACAAGATGGCCCGGCGAGCCACCAGGCCAAGTCGGGCACACCGACGATGGGCGGCCTGCTCATTCTGACGGCCGTGTTTGTGCCCACGCTGCTCTGGGCGGATCTGACCAACGCCTACGTGTGGATCGCGGTGCTGGCCACGGCGGCCTTTGGCGCGATCGGGTTTCTGGACGACTACCTGAAGGTGGCGCGCCGCAGCCATCACGGATTGTTCGCGCGCTACAAGCTGCTGGCGCAGGTCGTGGTGGGGCTGGCCGTTGGCGGGGCGTTAATTGCCCTGGCCGATGGGAATCCCGCGCAGTACCACACGCGCCTGATGATCCCGTTCTTCAAGGAGTGGGTGCCTGACTTCGGCTGGTGGTATGTGCCGTTTGCCATGCTGGTGCTTGTCAGTTCGTCGAACACGGTGAACCTGACGGACGGGCTCGACGGCCTGGCGATTTCCACGTTTGCCGTGTCGGCGGCCACATTCACCGCGCTGACCTACGTGACCGGCCATCGCGCCATCGCCGACTATCTGCTCATCGCGCCGTCGGCCCCGGCTGCGGAGCTGACGATCTTTTGCGGCACTCTGGTCGGCGCCAGCCTGGGGTTCCTCTGGTGGAACTCGCACCCCGCAGACATTTTCATGGGCGATGTCGGGTCACTCGCCCTGGGTGGGGCCCTGGGCACGGTGGCGTTGCTCATCAAACAGGAACTGCTGCTCCCGATCGTGGGCGGCGTCTTCGTGCTTGAGGGACTGTCGGTCATTCTGCAGGTGGGGTCGTTCAAGCTGCGCGGCAAGCGCATCTTCAAGATGGCACCGCTGCATCATCACTTCGAACTCATCGGCTGGGCGGAACCGAAGGTGATCACGCGATTCCTGATTCTCGCGATCATCTTCGCCCTGCTCAGTCTCACCACGCTGAAGCTCAGGTGA
- the murF gene encoding UDP-N-acetylmuramoyl-tripeptide--D-alanyl-D-alanine ligase, with product MSDVVSAFLLTAGLVAEATGGQLISGDPGRVFDAISTDSRTLMPVPASARGAGTLFIALSGPTFDGHTFLPDAIAKGVAGVLVAVPPVIVTHAAVIVVSDPLVALQRLGHEVRRRSHARVVAITGSAGKTTTKEATAACLAPRYRVFSSVGNLNNHIGLPLSLLELRHGADVGVVELGMNHAGEISTLVALAEPDVRVWTNVGDAHIGHFGSADAIADAKAELLEGAGAATIVVANADDARVMQHVSRCPATVRTFGFQADADVRAAQFEDRGFDGTRTSVTTPWGALSLELALAGRANVLNVLAAATVALELGVPPADVARAASGLKALRQRGAVRDLASGVRLVDDSYNASPAAVTAMLATLAATATTGRRVAVIGEMRELGDAALALHTACGRAAGAAGIDVLVAIGGPAADGLIDGACEAGMTASQLFRFADSGTAAGAVSEIVRAGDLVLVKGSRGTHTELVSNRLAEVA from the coding sequence GTGAGTGACGTTGTGAGCGCGTTCCTGTTGACAGCCGGTCTTGTGGCTGAGGCCACCGGAGGGCAGTTGATTTCCGGTGATCCCGGCCGCGTTTTTGATGCGATCTCCACCGATAGCCGCACGTTGATGCCGGTGCCCGCGTCCGCACGCGGGGCAGGCACGCTCTTCATAGCGCTGAGCGGGCCCACGTTTGACGGTCACACGTTCCTGCCAGATGCCATCGCGAAGGGTGTGGCCGGCGTGCTGGTGGCAGTACCGCCCGTCATCGTCACCCACGCGGCCGTCATCGTCGTCTCCGATCCACTGGTGGCATTGCAGCGCCTTGGGCACGAAGTGCGCCGGCGTTCACACGCGCGCGTGGTGGCCATCACGGGCAGCGCGGGGAAGACGACGACGAAGGAAGCCACCGCGGCATGTCTGGCGCCGCGGTACCGCGTGTTCAGCAGCGTGGGCAATCTCAACAACCACATCGGCTTGCCGCTGTCGCTGTTGGAACTCCGGCATGGCGCCGACGTGGGCGTCGTAGAACTCGGGATGAATCACGCGGGCGAAATCAGCACGCTCGTGGCGCTGGCTGAGCCCGACGTTCGGGTGTGGACCAACGTCGGCGATGCCCACATCGGGCACTTTGGTTCGGCCGATGCGATCGCGGACGCCAAGGCCGAACTTCTGGAGGGCGCAGGCGCGGCCACCATCGTGGTGGCGAATGCCGACGATGCGCGGGTGATGCAGCACGTGTCGCGATGCCCGGCCACCGTGCGGACATTCGGCTTTCAGGCAGATGCAGACGTCCGTGCGGCGCAGTTCGAGGACCGCGGCTTTGACGGGACGCGGACATCCGTGACTACGCCGTGGGGAGCACTTTCGCTTGAGCTTGCCCTGGCCGGACGCGCGAATGTGCTGAATGTGCTGGCGGCGGCCACCGTGGCGTTGGAGTTGGGCGTGCCCCCGGCCGACGTGGCGCGCGCGGCCTCGGGTCTCAAGGCGCTGCGCCAGCGCGGCGCGGTGCGTGACCTCGCGTCTGGTGTGCGTCTGGTGGACGATTCGTATAACGCCAGTCCTGCGGCGGTCACCGCCATGCTGGCGACGCTTGCGGCCACGGCGACGACCGGGCGACGAGTGGCCGTGATTGGCGAGATGCGGGAACTCGGCGACGCGGCATTGGCGCTGCACACGGCGTGCGGCCGCGCGGCCGGCGCTGCCGGCATTGATGTGCTCGTCGCCATCGGCGGGCCAGCCGCTGATGGTTTGATCGACGGCGCTTGTGAGGCCGGCATGACCGCCTCGCAGTTGTTCCGCTTCGCCGACAGCGGGACGGCTGCCGGGGCCGTTTCCGAGATCGTTCGTGCCGGCGACCTGGTGCTCGTCAAGGGTTCGCGCGGCACACACACCGAACTTGTCTCGAACCGACTGGCGGAGGTGGCCTGA
- the ftsW gene encoding putative lipid II flippase FtsW, which translates to MARTLKSDKWLLWATVLLLGVSLVMVYSASAVYAQDKFDSQNKFLIKQSAYIGLGLLLLAVAMRVDYHVYRRPAVIWTALAVVVVLLFAVFGFDKINNARRWISFPGFTLQPSEFAKLAAIFFTAALLERRMHRINEPIYALLPIGIVTGVLTGLIVLQPDFGTSAALSGVVLVMIFAAGLSFRHMAVVVGVLLPVAGAVVVMEQYRVRRLMSFLDPESDPTGDSFQLLQSIIAIGSGGPFGRGFMDGVQKLFYIPEAHTDFIYAIIGEELGLVGTTAVLICFCVIAVRGIRAAMFAPDRLGALLATGLTAMIAVQAFVNISVVLGLLPTKGIPLPFVSNGGSSMLANMIAMGIILNITQHATAVDPGGRVTRAAHTARLDQPAGAEG; encoded by the coding sequence GTGGCAAGAACGCTGAAATCGGACAAGTGGCTCCTCTGGGCCACCGTGCTGTTGCTGGGTGTCAGCCTGGTGATGGTGTACTCCGCCTCGGCGGTCTACGCCCAGGACAAGTTCGACTCGCAGAACAAGTTTCTGATCAAGCAGTCGGCGTACATCGGTCTCGGCCTGTTGCTGCTCGCCGTCGCCATGCGCGTGGACTATCACGTGTATCGTCGGCCTGCGGTCATCTGGACGGCGCTGGCCGTTGTGGTCGTGCTGCTGTTTGCGGTGTTCGGCTTCGACAAGATCAACAACGCGCGCCGGTGGATCTCCTTTCCCGGCTTCACGCTGCAACCGTCGGAGTTCGCGAAGCTCGCTGCCATCTTTTTTACGGCCGCGCTCCTAGAGCGCCGGATGCACCGGATCAATGAACCCATATACGCCCTGCTCCCCATCGGCATTGTCACTGGCGTCCTGACCGGCCTCATCGTGCTGCAGCCCGACTTCGGCACGTCGGCAGCGCTGTCAGGAGTGGTGCTCGTCATGATCTTCGCCGCCGGGCTGTCGTTCAGGCATATGGCCGTGGTCGTTGGCGTGTTGTTGCCGGTGGCCGGCGCAGTGGTGGTGATGGAGCAGTACCGCGTCAGGCGACTGATGTCGTTTCTCGATCCGGAGAGTGACCCCACCGGCGACAGCTTCCAGCTGCTTCAATCGATCATCGCGATCGGGTCGGGAGGCCCGTTCGGACGTGGCTTCATGGACGGCGTGCAGAAGCTGTTCTACATTCCCGAAGCTCACACCGACTTCATTTACGCCATCATCGGCGAGGAACTGGGCCTGGTCGGCACGACAGCCGTCCTCATCTGCTTTTGTGTCATCGCCGTTCGCGGCATCCGCGCCGCGATGTTTGCGCCCGATCGGCTGGGCGCCCTGCTGGCCACCGGGCTGACCGCGATGATCGCTGTGCAGGCCTTCGTCAACATCAGCGTGGTGCTGGGCCTGCTGCCGACCAAGGGCATTCCGCTGCCGTTTGTGAGCAACGGCGGGTCGTCCATGCTCGCGAACATGATCGCGATGGGCATCATCCTCAACATCACCCAGCATGCGACTGCAGTCGACCCGGGCGGACGCGTGACGCGTGCCGCGCACACGGCGAGGCTGGACCAACCCGCAGGAGCAGAAGGTTGA